The following proteins come from a genomic window of Thiothrix winogradskyi:
- the rpoZ gene encoding DNA-directed RNA polymerase subunit omega: MARITVEDCLQHVDNNFALVLKAAKRARDISHGAQPLVADEGDKPTVIALREIAEGLLVQKPVVISTKAIDD; this comes from the coding sequence ATGGCACGTATTACGGTTGAAGATTGCCTACAGCATGTTGATAACAATTTTGCGCTGGTATTGAAAGCGGCAAAACGCGCCCGTGACATTTCCCACGGCGCTCAGCCGCTGGTGGCAGATGAGGGCGATAAGCCTACTGTCATCGCCCTGCGCGAAATTGCCGAAGGCTTGCTGGTACAGAAACCAGTGGTGATTTCCACCAAAGCAATCGACGATTAA
- a CDS encoding HD domain-containing protein, with protein sequence MSDDNSYREPAPDDNERGDESSNTGDGFHEFSEPGPAAHESIAPSEVPEPAPKPIISHNVFRANNLMQLVERYMSPADTRKVYDAFLLAAEKHEGQMRADKITPYITHPLEVARTLALWYLDVDTVCAALLHDVPEDTDCSIEEVVEKFGATVGHLVGGVTKLKRNDALPTKQAVTIASYHKMMQAMTQDFRVVLVKLADRLHNMKTLENVEPDKRRRVARETSTTYVTLARRMGMNIIRRELQWLSFQGLYPWRSSIMERALNRYLQENEEKHEQIFKSISDALEVSIPSSSVLVWEKNLFRVYEQCRRKKVGFRQQCDLLEISVQVAEPEECYRALGIIHSLFKPRMGMVRDFIAAPRAYGFQSLQTTVTASNGQVVRFQIQTREMYQVAQLGVAARWNHVSGTRSYTQGVFNSWIEQVKEFDNQAQNPDEFYAAMQGDMFQTEIYAYTPEGDVKELPRGATLVDFAYAVHTELGHRCVKAKVDGVERGLRSRVPNNMATIEIITGDEPNPT encoded by the coding sequence ATGTCAGATGATAATTCATACCGTGAACCCGCGCCCGACGACAATGAGCGTGGGGATGAATCCAGCAACACGGGGGATGGTTTTCATGAATTTAGTGAGCCGGGTCCTGCGGCGCATGAGTCGATAGCGCCTTCTGAAGTACCTGAGCCAGCGCCTAAACCGATTATTTCGCATAATGTTTTTCGCGCCAATAATCTGATGCAGTTGGTTGAGCGTTACATGTCGCCAGCCGATACCCGCAAAGTCTACGATGCTTTTCTGTTGGCTGCGGAAAAGCACGAAGGTCAGATGCGGGCGGATAAAATCACCCCTTATATTACCCACCCCTTGGAAGTCGCCCGCACGTTGGCATTGTGGTATCTGGATGTGGATACCGTTTGTGCAGCGCTGTTACACGATGTCCCTGAAGATACCGATTGCAGCATTGAAGAAGTCGTGGAGAAATTTGGGGCTACGGTCGGGCATTTGGTTGGTGGTGTCACCAAGTTAAAGCGTAACGATGCGTTGCCGACCAAACAGGCGGTGACGATTGCCAGTTATCACAAAATGATGCAGGCGATGACGCAGGATTTCCGCGTGGTATTGGTCAAATTGGCTGATCGTTTGCACAATATGAAAACCTTGGAGAATGTGGAGCCTGATAAGCGGCGACGGGTCGCGCGGGAAACCTCCACGACTTATGTGACCTTAGCGCGGCGCATGGGGATGAATATTATCCGGCGCGAATTGCAGTGGCTATCGTTCCAGGGTTTGTACCCTTGGCGTAGCAGCATTATGGAGCGGGCGCTGAATAGGTATCTGCAAGAGAATGAAGAAAAGCACGAGCAAATCTTCAAAAGCATTTCGGATGCGCTGGAAGTCAGCATTCCCAGTAGTAGTGTGTTGGTGTGGGAAAAAAACCTGTTCCGGGTGTATGAGCAGTGTCGCCGTAAAAAGGTTGGTTTCCGCCAGCAGTGTGATTTGCTGGAAATCAGCGTGCAAGTCGCTGAGCCGGAAGAGTGTTACCGCGCTTTAGGCATTATCCACAGTTTATTCAAGCCGCGTATGGGGATGGTCAGGGATTTCATTGCTGCACCCAGAGCGTATGGTTTTCAGTCATTGCAGACCACGGTGACGGCATCCAATGGGCAGGTGGTGCGTTTCCAGATCCAGACGCGGGAAATGTATCAGGTGGCACAATTAGGGGTTGCGGCACGTTGGAATCACGTTTCGGGAACCCGTTCTTATACCCAAGGGGTATTCAATAGCTGGATCGAGCAGGTCAAGGAATTCGATAATCAGGCACAAAACCCGGATGAGTTTTATGCGGCAATGCAAGGCGATATGTTCCAGACTGAGATTTACGCCTATACCCCGGAAGGTGATGTGAAAGAATTGCCGCGCGGGGCAACCTTGGTGGATTTTGCTTACGCCGTGCATACCGAATTAGGGCATCGTTGCGTGAAAGCCAAGGTTGATGGCGTGGAGCGGGGATTACGCAGCCGTGTGCCGAATAATATGGCGACGATTGAAATTATTACTGGTGATGAGCCTAATCCAACCTGA
- a CDS encoding ACT domain-containing protein: MRDGLSRTQVNPDVGWLHFVKTSKALYAIRSWLRQHNALPEWGEQGMGQKMLAGIVLDVRDVKGMLRQITKALDSLDVNIVDLKITGEGRIKQDAFTIQVDDQGHLQEVIRQLKHIPNVLNVSKSTK; the protein is encoded by the coding sequence TTGAGGGATGGCTTATCCCGAACTCAGGTTAATCCAGACGTTGGCTGGTTGCATTTCGTCAAGACGAGTAAGGCGTTGTACGCGATCCGCAGTTGGTTGCGTCAGCATAATGCTTTACCTGAATGGGGCGAACAGGGGATGGGGCAGAAAATGTTAGCAGGTATTGTCTTGGATGTTCGCGATGTGAAAGGCATGTTACGCCAAATCACGAAAGCGCTGGACAGTTTGGATGTGAATATCGTCGATCTGAAAATTACTGGCGAGGGGCGTATCAAGCAAGATGCTTTTACCATTCAAGTGGATGATCAAGGGCATTTACAAGAAGTCATTCGTCAGCTAAAACACATACCGAATGTATTGAATGTCAGCAAATCGACGAAATAA
- a CDS encoding RidA family protein yields MNKTIISTPDAPQAIGTYSQAVRVGDTVYLSGQIPLVPATMQMVEGDIAAQVRQVFENLSAVAKAAGGSLNDCVKVHVFLTDLVNFPVVNQVMAEYFVEPYPARAAIGVASLPRGAEVEVDAIMVLG; encoded by the coding sequence ATGAACAAGACCATCATTTCTACGCCTGACGCGCCGCAGGCGATCGGTACGTATTCGCAAGCGGTACGTGTGGGCGATACTGTTTACCTGTCCGGGCAAATTCCCTTGGTTCCTGCCACGATGCAAATGGTGGAAGGGGATATTGCCGCGCAAGTGCGCCAAGTGTTTGAGAATTTGTCTGCCGTTGCCAAGGCTGCGGGTGGTTCGCTGAATGATTGCGTGAAAGTGCATGTGTTTCTTACCGATCTGGTGAATTTTCCGGTAGTGAATCAAGTGATGGCAGAGTATTTCGTGGAGCCTTACCCCGCCCGTGCGGCGATTGGGGTGGCTTCCTTGCCACGCGGCGCGGAAGTGGAAGTCGATGCTATTATGGTCTTGGGCTAA
- the ppx gene encoding exopolyphosphatase: MTNGQQPYKLATIDLGSNSFHMIVVQIDAFGQVNILDRLREPVRLGGGLDAKGNLSLDAQQRAVDCLRRFGERIRDFPSENVAAVGTNTLRLTKNSREFLHRAEEALGHPIAVISGREEARLIYLGVAHSLAKDQQGKRFVMDIGGGSTELIIGQGFEPLHLESLRMGCVSSTLAFFPDGKLVKACWDKAITAALLELRPIKAAYRAIGWESATGASGTIRAVKKVIQQTGLAPYGITLEHMYRVRDMMIEAGHIDRLKLPGLSDERKPVFAGGLAVLIAVFEALKIDRMLVSDGALREGLVYDRLERYQHDDIRDKTVRAWQQRFQVDQSYASAVHLTALNLFNRCRDDWKLPGHLAELLGWAADLHELGLAVSHSSYHKHGGYLLEYADLPGFSTEEQRWLSVLVRTHRQKISSKLFGLLNVEDYQNALYLCVLLRLAVLLHRSHKEVAPRIERLRVGKNRVELRFADDIRAKKPLLLADLEREHVFLKAVKVDLVF, from the coding sequence ATGACGAATGGGCAACAGCCGTACAAGCTGGCAACCATTGACTTGGGGTCGAACAGTTTCCACATGATCGTAGTGCAGATTGATGCGTTCGGGCAAGTTAATATTCTGGATCGCCTGCGCGAACCGGTGCGCTTAGGTGGCGGTTTGGATGCGAAGGGCAATCTGAGTCTGGATGCGCAACAGCGTGCGGTCGATTGCCTGCGGCGTTTCGGTGAGCGGATTCGCGATTTTCCCTCCGAAAACGTGGCAGCCGTTGGCACGAATACCTTGCGTCTGACTAAAAATTCTCGCGAGTTTTTGCACCGTGCTGAGGAGGCTTTGGGGCATCCGATTGCGGTAATCAGCGGGCGTGAGGAAGCGCGTTTGATTTACCTCGGTGTGGCGCATTCTCTCGCCAAAGATCAGCAAGGCAAACGCTTTGTGATGGACATCGGCGGCGGCAGCACCGAGCTGATCATTGGGCAGGGTTTCGAGCCGTTGCATCTGGAAAGTTTGCGCATGGGCTGTGTCAGCAGCACTTTGGCATTTTTCCCCGATGGCAAGCTGGTGAAGGCGTGTTGGGATAAAGCGATTACGGCAGCGTTGCTGGAGTTGCGCCCGATTAAAGCCGCTTACCGGGCGATTGGCTGGGAGTCGGCAACCGGCGCATCTGGCACTATTCGTGCGGTGAAAAAAGTCATTCAGCAAACCGGGCTTGCGCCTTACGGCATCACCTTGGAACACATGTATCGCGTGCGTGACATGATGATCGAGGCAGGGCATATCGACAGACTGAAATTGCCGGGGTTGAGTGATGAGCGCAAGCCGGTATTCGCGGGTGGTTTGGCGGTGCTGATTGCGGTGTTTGAGGCGCTGAAAATCGACCGGATGTTGGTGTCTGATGGGGCATTGCGTGAAGGCTTGGTGTATGACCGGCTGGAACGTTACCAGCACGATGATATTCGTGATAAGACGGTGCGAGCTTGGCAACAGCGTTTTCAAGTTGATCAAAGCTATGCGTCGGCGGTGCATTTAACCGCGCTTAACTTATTCAACCGATGCCGTGATGATTGGAAATTACCGGGTCATTTAGCGGAATTGCTGGGCTGGGCGGCTGATTTACACGAATTGGGGCTGGCGGTGTCGCATTCCAGTTACCATAAACACGGCGGCTATTTGCTGGAATACGCGGATTTGCCCGGCTTTTCTACCGAAGAACAACGTTGGTTGAGCGTGTTGGTACGTACTCATCGGCAAAAAATTTCCAGTAAATTGTTTGGCTTGTTGAATGTGGAAGATTACCAGAATGCGCTGTATCTGTGTGTATTGCTGCGTTTGGCGGTGTTATTGCACCGTTCGCATAAGGAAGTAGCGCCGCGTATTGAGCGGCTTCGCGTGGGTAAAAACCGGGTTGAGCTGCGCTTTGCGGATGACATCCGCGCGAAAAAGCCGTTATTGCTGGCGGATCTAGAACGTGAGCACGTGTTTTTGAAAGCGGTGAAGGTTGACCTGGTGTTTTGA
- a CDS encoding rhodanese-like domain-containing protein codes for MFGIREVDAAGLKKMLDSGEKVRLVDVRSASEVAQGIIEGSEFMPLHTLPLRMNDLPKDETIVFYCRSGARSAQACMFLSQNIGIEAVNLRGGIISWYQSGMKVVLPNAA; via the coding sequence ATGTTTGGAATTCGTGAAGTTGACGCCGCTGGTTTGAAAAAAATGCTGGATTCAGGTGAAAAAGTCCGCTTGGTTGACGTGCGTTCCGCTTCGGAAGTGGCTCAGGGCATTATTGAAGGCTCAGAATTCATGCCATTGCATACCCTGCCGTTACGCATGAATGATTTACCCAAAGACGAAACGATCGTGTTTTATTGCCGCAGTGGCGCACGTTCAGCGCAGGCGTGTATGTTTTTATCGCAGAATATCGGCATTGAGGCGGTGAACTTACGCGGTGGAATTATTTCGTGGTATCAATCAGGTATGAAGGTTGTGTTACCAAACGCTGCCTAA
- the dsrE2 gene encoding sulfur carrier protein DsrE2 — translation MSKKLAIIATKGSLDWGYPPFILASTAAALGYDVQVFFTFYGLQLLKKKLDLQVTSLGNPGMPMPMPMPVLLQALPGMQGMMTAMMKKKMADKGVADLAELRELCQEADVKFIACQMTVDLFEMDNKEFIDGVEYAGAAMFFEFAGEADICLFI, via the coding sequence ATGAGCAAAAAGCTGGCGATCATCGCAACTAAAGGTTCCTTAGATTGGGGCTACCCTCCGTTCATTCTGGCATCCACGGCGGCTGCGTTGGGTTATGACGTACAGGTTTTCTTCACGTTCTACGGTTTACAATTGCTGAAGAAAAAACTGGATCTGCAAGTCACCTCATTGGGCAACCCTGGTATGCCAATGCCGATGCCAATGCCGGTGTTGTTGCAAGCACTGCCGGGTATGCAAGGCATGATGACTGCCATGATGAAAAAGAAAATGGCAGACAAAGGCGTGGCGGACTTGGCAGAGCTGCGTGAACTGTGTCAGGAAGCGGATGTCAAATTCATCGCTTGCCAGATGACCGTTGACCTGTTTGAGATGGATAACAAAGAATTCATCGACGGCGTGGAATACGCAGGTGCGGCAATGTTCTTTGAATTTGCTGGCGAAGCCGATATCTGTTTGTTTATCTGA
- a CDS encoding NAD(P)H-dependent oxidoreductase: MKIMIISGSHRENSQSDKVARYIAQSLLDNKQATTTEVFSLAGNPLPLWDEGIWNGEAKWQALLNPLSEKLATSDGFVIIAPEWHGQVPAGLKNFFLLWGAGELAHKPALIVAVSSSDGGAYPVAELRMSSYKNNRICYIPEQLIVRNVESVLNADPIQNKPEADSYFRERIVYAGGILCAYATALKSVRESGVTETAVFRFGM, from the coding sequence ATGAAAATCATGATCATCAGTGGTAGCCACCGTGAAAATTCGCAAAGTGACAAAGTAGCGCGTTACATAGCGCAGTCGTTGTTGGATAATAAGCAGGCAACGACGACTGAGGTGTTTTCACTGGCAGGCAACCCCTTGCCCTTGTGGGATGAGGGGATTTGGAACGGTGAGGCTAAATGGCAGGCATTACTCAACCCTTTATCGGAAAAACTGGCAACCAGTGATGGTTTTGTCATCATTGCCCCGGAATGGCACGGGCAAGTCCCCGCCGGGTTAAAGAATTTCTTTTTGCTCTGGGGGGCAGGTGAGCTTGCTCATAAGCCTGCCTTGATTGTGGCGGTTTCCTCATCAGATGGCGGCGCTTACCCAGTGGCAGAATTACGGATGAGCAGTTACAAAAATAACCGTATTTGCTACATCCCTGAACAACTGATTGTGCGCAATGTGGAATCTGTCCTCAATGCGGATCCGATACAAAACAAACCGGAAGCGGATAGTTATTTCCGCGAACGTATTGTGTATGCGGGAGGTATCCTCTGCGCGTATGCAACTGCACTGAAAAGTGTGCGCGAATCCGGCGTTACTGAAACGGCTGTGTTCCGTTTTGGTATGTAA
- a CDS encoding metallophosphoesterase, with product MLKTASMTPQRVLNRIGRMNYFHDDRHAERTNEIRWLVEEFVEIPVKNLPLALEGFTIVQLTDMHLRPYTQVEHIQRAVEKTNALKPDLVVLTGDYVWHDGEDILDLVPVLAGLNARYGVFAVMGNHDIKTDPVLIEETFAKHGIPVLRNDGLDIQHSGGVFHLAGIDDGWLGKPDIKATLDKLRGNKPVVLLAHEPDMLDWYADDTRISLQLSGHTHGGQVQLKPGKPFIRPYLGRKYVQGLYRVNESWIYTSRGIGSTGLPIRRNCSPEITHVTLVGGDYYSLAA from the coding sequence ATGTTGAAAACAGCGTCAATGACGCCCCAGCGGGTACTTAACCGCATTGGGCGCATGAATTATTTCCACGATGACCGCCACGCGGAACGTACCAATGAAATCCGTTGGCTGGTGGAAGAATTCGTGGAAATTCCGGTGAAAAATTTGCCGCTGGCCTTGGAGGGCTTCACCATTGTGCAGCTCACCGACATGCATTTACGCCCGTACACACAGGTTGAACATATTCAGCGTGCAGTGGAAAAAACCAACGCCCTCAAGCCGGATTTGGTGGTGCTGACGGGCGATTACGTGTGGCACGATGGCGAAGATATTCTGGATCTTGTACCTGTGCTGGCGGGGCTGAATGCGCGTTACGGCGTGTTCGCGGTCATGGGCAACCACGACATTAAAACTGATCCGGTATTGATTGAGGAAACCTTCGCCAAGCACGGTATTCCGGTACTGCGCAATGACGGCTTGGATATTCAGCACAGTGGTGGTGTATTTCATCTGGCGGGCATTGACGATGGCTGGCTCGGTAAACCTGACATTAAGGCGACTTTAGATAAATTACGCGGTAATAAGCCGGTAGTGCTGTTGGCGCATGAGCCGGATATGCTGGATTGGTATGCGGATGATACCCGTATTTCTTTGCAATTGTCCGGGCATACACATGGCGGGCAGGTGCAACTCAAACCGGGCAAGCCGTTTATCCGTCCGTATTTGGGGCGTAAATACGTGCAGGGTTTATATCGGGTCAATGAGTCTTGGATTTATACCAGTCGGGGTATTGGTTCTACAGGTTTGCCGATTCGCCGGAATTGTTCGCCAGAAATTACGCATGTCACCTTGGTGGGCGGCGATTATTATTCCTTAGCGGCATGA
- a CDS encoding response regulator: MPDTLNNTLERDLTGLKVVVVDDSKTILRTAEVLLTEQGCWVVTAGDGFESLSKIASFKPDVIFVDIMMPRLDGYQTCALIKANRQYRDTPVILLSSKDSIFDMARGRLAGSDKYLTKPFTKDDLLAAIYTHVKLPEAPKPPEAPAETHEMPFIDLIDE, encoded by the coding sequence ATGCCTGATACCCTAAACAATACGCTTGAACGCGACCTGACCGGCCTGAAAGTTGTCGTGGTGGATGACAGCAAAACCATTCTGCGCACTGCTGAGGTATTACTCACTGAGCAGGGGTGTTGGGTGGTCACTGCCGGTGATGGTTTTGAGTCACTGTCAAAAATAGCGTCCTTTAAACCGGATGTTATTTTCGTGGATATTATGATGCCACGTTTAGATGGCTATCAAACCTGCGCACTCATCAAGGCAAACCGACAGTACCGTGATACCCCGGTTATCCTCTTGTCGAGCAAAGACAGCATTTTTGATATGGCGCGGGGGCGCTTGGCGGGTTCTGATAAGTACCTGACCAAGCCGTTCACCAAAGACGATTTGCTGGCAGCTATTTATACGCATGTAAAGTTACCTGAAGCGCCTAAGCCGCCGGAAGCACCAGCAGAAACCCATGAGATGCCCTTCATTGATCTAATTGACGAGTAA
- a CDS encoding response regulator, giving the protein MSGLHVLIIDDSLTESRIFTALLEKKGYQVSVACNGQEGIEVAKARQPDVILMDVVMPLLNGFQATRELTRTLETAHIPIVVCSSKSTETDRVWALRQGAKAYLVKPVEPKVLLETIAQFAIKAGKHG; this is encoded by the coding sequence ATGTCTGGGCTGCATGTACTGATCATCGACGATTCTTTGACTGAATCCCGTATTTTTACCGCATTGCTGGAGAAAAAGGGCTACCAGGTGAGTGTTGCCTGCAACGGTCAGGAAGGGATTGAGGTCGCTAAAGCACGCCAGCCGGATGTGATCCTGATGGATGTCGTCATGCCCCTGCTGAATGGGTTTCAAGCAACCCGTGAATTAACACGCACACTTGAAACCGCACACATTCCTATCGTGGTATGCAGTTCCAAATCGACTGAAACTGATCGGGTATGGGCGCTGCGGCAAGGAGCGAAAGCTTATTTAGTCAAGCCGGTCGAACCCAAAGTCCTACTGGAAACCATTGCGCAGTTTGCCATTAAGGCTGGTAAACATGGCTAG
- a CDS encoding chemotaxis protein CheW, with amino-acid sequence MASPYELLAGLALLREKKRRSRQHHAQELQEWSGFQVHVGGLLCLIPCDQVEEVVTPASVAGVRGVPAWVSGVIYCRAQLVTLVDVAGLLLEKERPLASGRAFVVRGSHEWFGLQAGNFEGVRHIWSDTPVCDAPPALAGDWQRFTRQWLLLDDQPVAVLEAFKLVAALESGEMR; translated from the coding sequence ATGGCTAGCCCTTACGAATTACTGGCTGGCTTAGCCTTGTTGCGGGAAAAAAAACGCCGCTCACGTCAACACCATGCGCAAGAATTACAGGAGTGGTCGGGCTTCCAGGTGCATGTGGGGGGCTTGCTTTGCCTGATTCCCTGCGATCAAGTTGAAGAGGTGGTGACACCTGCCAGCGTTGCTGGTGTGCGGGGTGTGCCTGCGTGGGTGAGTGGCGTGATTTATTGCCGCGCACAACTGGTGACGCTGGTGGATGTGGCGGGGTTATTACTGGAAAAAGAGCGGCCGCTGGCTTCCGGGCGGGCGTTTGTGGTGCGTGGCTCGCACGAATGGTTCGGGTTACAGGCAGGTAACTTTGAAGGGGTGCGCCATATTTGGTCTGATACCCCGGTGTGTGATGCACCGCCTGCATTGGCAGGGGATTGGCAGCGCTTTACGCGCCAATGGTTGCTATTGGACGATCAGCCCGTCGCGGTGCTGGAGGCATTCAAATTGGTGGCTGCACTGGAAAGTGGGGAGATGCGCTAA
- a CDS encoding methyl-accepting chemotaxis protein, with translation MSLLAYQIIIAILLLLLLVMGVLLLHLKRQMHTQSAGEARQQQQAVLRLLDEMSSLADGDLTMRATVTEDVTGAIADAVNYAVDALQALVMRVDMTSHRLTGFAQDADTRINSLAVSSARQAQEIGVVTSAIATMTKSIQKVSRNASSSTDVARKSLDISQAGAHTVRATIADMGAIREKIQATSKRLKRLGESSQEVGDIVRLMNDIAEQTNILALNASIQTSSSQAMSGSAQGNAGFRRLADEMQQLAQQAGEASRKIDVLIRTMQADTSEVMASMEETTAKVVDGARNAELAGAALDEVEDVTVGLARLIGNISEAAGKQANMAGQVANTMNAIQEITQQTARYSEETRDLVTDLNATAADLRGAIADFNLAEEKQ, from the coding sequence ATGAGTCTGCTGGCTTATCAGATTATTATTGCGATATTGCTGCTACTGCTGCTGGTCATGGGGGTGTTATTACTGCACCTGAAACGTCAGATGCATACCCAGTCAGCAGGTGAGGCACGCCAGCAGCAACAGGCGGTATTGCGTTTGCTGGATGAGATGAGCTCGCTGGCAGATGGGGACTTGACGATGCGGGCGACGGTGACAGAAGACGTGACCGGGGCAATTGCTGATGCGGTGAACTACGCGGTGGATGCATTGCAGGCGCTGGTAATGCGGGTGGATATGACCTCCCATCGTCTGACCGGCTTTGCACAGGATGCCGATACACGCATCAACAGTTTGGCGGTATCGTCTGCCCGTCAGGCACAGGAAATTGGTGTCGTCACCTCGGCGATTGCGACCATGACAAAATCTATCCAGAAGGTATCGCGCAACGCTTCGAGTTCTACCGACGTTGCCCGTAAATCATTGGATATTTCCCAAGCGGGGGCGCATACCGTGCGGGCAACAATTGCCGATATGGGCGCGATCCGCGAGAAAATTCAGGCAACCTCCAAACGCTTGAAACGTTTAGGGGAAAGTTCGCAGGAAGTGGGCGACATTGTGCGCCTGATGAATGACATTGCGGAACAGACCAATATTCTGGCACTGAATGCATCGATTCAAACCAGTTCTAGCCAAGCGATGAGCGGCAGCGCTCAAGGCAATGCAGGTTTCCGGCGCTTGGCGGATGAAATGCAGCAATTGGCGCAACAAGCGGGGGAGGCTTCCCGCAAGATTGATGTGCTGATTCGTACCATGCAAGCCGATACCAGTGAGGTAATGGCGTCGATGGAGGAAACCACCGCGAAAGTGGTGGATGGGGCGCGGAATGCCGAATTAGCCGGTGCTGCGCTCGATGAAGTGGAAGATGTTACCGTGGGTCTGGCACGTTTGATCGGTAATATCTCCGAGGCAGCAGGCAAACAGGCGAATATGGCGGGGCAGGTGGCGAATACCATGAATGCGATTCAGGAGATTACCCAGCAAACCGCCCGTTACAGCGAAGAAACCAGGGATCTGGTCACGGATCTGAATGCCACAGCGGCTGATTTGCGCGGTGCTATCGCGGATTTCAATCTGGCCGAAGAAAAACAATAA